In the Aneurinibacillus soli genome, one interval contains:
- the lexA gene encoding transcriptional repressor LexA, giving the protein MKKLSSRQLAILDYIKREVKEKGYPPSVREIGEAVGLASSSTVHGHLARLEKKGLIRRDPTKPRAIEILDGEREALEPAGIKTVIVPVMGKVTAGLPITAIENVEEHFVLPENMVGTDTVYMLRIQGESMMDAGILDGDYVIVRQQQVANNGDIVVAMTEEDEATVKRFFKEKNHIRLQPENQSMEPILLPDVTILGKVIGVYRNIH; this is encoded by the coding sequence ATGAAAAAGCTTTCCAGCCGCCAGCTTGCCATCCTGGATTACATAAAGCGTGAAGTCAAAGAAAAAGGATATCCGCCTTCAGTCCGTGAGATCGGAGAAGCCGTCGGGCTCGCTTCCAGCTCAACCGTTCACGGCCATCTCGCCCGCCTAGAGAAAAAAGGGCTGATTCGTCGCGATCCAACGAAACCGCGTGCCATTGAGATTCTAGATGGGGAGAGAGAGGCTCTCGAACCAGCCGGTATCAAGACTGTCATTGTTCCGGTCATGGGCAAAGTAACAGCCGGTCTGCCGATTACAGCTATAGAGAACGTGGAGGAGCATTTTGTCCTGCCGGAGAACATGGTAGGCACTGATACTGTTTATATGCTACGCATTCAAGGCGAAAGCATGATGGACGCCGGGATTCTCGATGGCGATTATGTCATCGTCCGTCAGCAACAGGTTGCCAATAATGGAGATATTGTTGTCGCGATGACAGAAGAAGACGAAGCAACAGTGAAGCGCTTCTTTAAAGAAAAAAATCATATCCGCCTTCAGCCAGAGAACCAGTCGATGGAACCGATCCTGCTTCCGGATGTAACCATCCTTGGCAAAGTCATCGGCGTATACCGCAACATTCACTAA